A segment of the Elaeis guineensis isolate ETL-2024a chromosome 6, EG11, whole genome shotgun sequence genome:
aataataattattattattattatttcttcatTATGGTTTTGTCTTCAAATAGACAATTTCAATTCACCCCATGATTGTGATTCATCTTTAATTCATCccataaaaattaagtttaaaataaaaaaatacatcaagtGTATATCAACCAAGCCAATAAAGCAATTGAacctaataaataattatttttacacTATATAAtccttaatatatattttattataaaagtaaTTAGTAGCCTTGATTCTAAAGTAAAAAATTGAacataaaatattttcactatataTTGCAGCTAAGTATATAATAAGTAACTAATATAGGACTtataagtatatatatgtatTCAATATTTTAGTTACATAAGTGTATAATAAATGTTACATAAACTAtagtaattttaatataataagtaaataatataaGTGTATTTAATATTGTTATTATATAAGTGCTACACAAATTATAGTACTTTCAATATAGAGATTTTTAATGTAATAAATAACTTGTATAAGTATATAATAAGTGTATTTGAtattgttatcatataaatatataataagcaAGCTATTAACCAACTAATATTTAttatccaaatttaattagaaataaactcaaaattatattatctATTAGTATTCTAATgtctaaattaattaaagtaaactcataattattaattataatatctaaactttaaattaataattataatatatataatatattaaatacccTAACTGCCATCGATTTTCTCCTAAACCTAAAATCCCTATTCCCTATTCTTAATTTTCTTTTACCTTGGAAATTTTGATCGCCGCACCGTCCTGCCTCACTGTGCCATCCTGCCTCGCTGTGCCGTCCCACCTCGCCATCCAGTCTCGCCTCGCTGTGCCGTCTTGCCTCGTCGTGCCATCCTGCCTCGTCGTCCCGCTGTCCCGCCTTGCCATCCCGCTGTCCCACCTCGTTGTGCCGTCCCGCCTCGCCATCCAGTCCCGTCTCGCCATGCCGTCCAGCCTCGCCGCCTCTTGTCTAGCCCAGTCGTGAGCTCCACAGACCCTGTTCGCCATCTCACGACCTGTCGTGACCTTCTGTTCGCCGCCGCTCCACCACCTCACGACCTCGCCGCCTTGCATCCAACCCTACCGTGCCTCGGATCAAGATCTACAGGCCTTGCTTGCTGCCACTCCACCGCCCCTGCTCATCACCCCCGTCTCCAACCCCACCGCCCCTGCTCATCACCTCGGTCCAACCTCTCCGCCCCTGTTCATCACCTCCGTCCAACCCAGGTCCCTGTTCAATGTTCACGTCATGTTCAGCCCAACCACAGGCCTTGCTCGCCACCACTCCATCGCCCCTACTCATCGCCCTTATCCGATCCAACCCCACCGCCCCTTCTCATCACCTCCATTGGGCCCCACCTGCTCATCACCTCCGTCCAACCCCTCCACCCCTACTCATCGACTCCGTCCAACCCCGCCGCCCCTGTTCGCATCATGTCCAGCCCTGTAGGCCCTGCTCGCTGCCACCTCTGCTCGTGTCCAACCATCGTGTCCGggatgaaggaggtgctctcaaaattttttttttactttatcccTGCTGTAATTGCCATACATCATATgatacaaataaaaaattattaaaatttatttatttcattGACAAGTACTCCATAaacattatcaattatttatttatttattattttgaattaatattgaaaaattatataatgATCTTTTACTATCTACATATCTTTGAAGCTGCATGGATATATAAAATGTTATAAATTTATGGAATAGTTGCTTATTTATGTTTTGTATATAACTTTTCTCATGGCAGTTTATTAATGATGTCGGAAGAAATATTGAGCTCTCAGAATTCCAAAAATGGAGGTTCTTCTCAAAAATTAGAGGAAAAATCTAATCCTTCAATACCACAAGAAACTTCTACTTTTAGTATAACTTTTACACCTACATCGAATGTCATGGGTGCTTCATCTGAACCAATTCCTGTGGAAGATAACTCAACTGTAGAGCATGGAAAGCAAAGAAGTGTGGTTTGGAAtcactttaccaaaaaaaaatcaatggaatGGATAAAGCAGAATGCAATTATTGTCATAAGTTACTTGGAGGGTCTTCGAAGCATAGAACAAATCATTTACATCAACACATGAAATCTTGTCCGAAAAAAATACAAAGGACATAAGACAAATGATGTTAAGAATGGATGTTAAAGAGGACATAGCTAATCATGCTTTTGATCAAGCAAATGCAAGGAGAGACTTGGCTTTTATGATCATAGTACATGAATATCCTCTTTCGATGGTGGATCATGATCTGTTTAGAAAATTTCTCAATACACTTCAACCATTTTTCAAGTATCCATCTCGCAATACTATAAAaagtgatatttttaaaatttatgactTTGAAAGAAACAAGATGATGAAGATCTTAGAAAATAATACTTGTAGAGTTGCCATAACAACAGACATGTGGACAGCTTCAACCCAAAAGAAGGGATTTATGGCCATCACAGTGCACTTTATTGATAACTCGTGAACTTTACAAAGCCAACTTTTGAGGTACCGAACTCTTTAATACTTTTTAGTGTTGTTTTATAATATTTTGtacttatataattatttttttattataaattattaaatttttaataggtTTATCTATGTGCCTTGTCCACATACCAGTGATGTTTTTGCTAAAGTATTGGTCGATTGTTTATTGGATTGGAATGTGGATGCAAAGTTATCAATAATTACTTTGGATAACTGTTCAATGAATGATGCTTTGATTGGTAttgtgaaagataaattataaattgattaCTTGTTGCAATCTGGTTTCATATTACACATGCGTTATTGTGCccatattttgaatttgattgtcaAAGATGGTTTGGATGTGATAAAAAGTAGTCTTGAGAATATAAGGGATAGTGTAGCATATTGGACTACAACTCCTAAAAGAGTTGAAAAGTTTGAAGAAACTGTTAGACAATTACGGATTTTTTGTAGTAATAAATTATGTTTGGATTGTCCAACAAGATGGAACTCTACTTATTTGATACTTCAAACTGCTATTCAATATAAGGGTGTTTTTACTCGATTAAGACAACATGAATCTCAAAATATGTATTCACCTAGTGAGAATGATTGGGAGTTTgctcgaaaaatttatgaaaaattggagattttttatactGTTACTGAGTTATTTTTAGGGATAAACTATCCTACTGCCAACttatattttagaaaaatttgtCAAATTAAGTTGGCTTTAGGAGAATGGTTGTTTGAAGATGAAGTAATACATGAAATGGCAATGAAGTTGCTGGACAAATATGATAAATATTGGGGTGTTGTGCATGAGATAATGGGTGTTGCTTCAATTTTAGACCCAAGATATAAGATGAGTTTGGTCAAGTTTTATTTTGATCAAGTCTTTGAGAAGGAAGAAGCTCCCAAGTATGTTGATAAAATTCggatattattaaataatttgctGAAGAGCTACAAGTCAGGTAACATTTCAAATGCAGAAATTGTTAAAGATAGTGAGGGACAATCAACTATCAAGTCAAAGCTTGATTATGATGATAGTGCTTTACTTTCTTTTATTCAAAGTAAAAAGAAAGCTAAAGTAACAGTTATGACTGAGTTGGACCATTATTTAGAGGATGATGTGTTGCCTTGGtctgatgattttgatatttTGGTATGGTGGAAgcaaaatagattaaaatatccTACATTACAAACTATTGTTAGAGATATACTTGCTATTCCTGTATCCACTGTTGTTTCTGAATCTGCTTTTAGTACAAGTGACAGACTTGTGAGTCCTCATCGAAGCCGACTCCATGCAAAAATAATTGAGGCATTGATGTGTGCTCAAAATTGATAATTAGCttctaaaagaaaagatatattaaatttaatattatttattattttatgtaCTTTTCACTATATTAATAtgtttatcttattttgaatcatcgATAGATGGATCATTAGCTACAAATACTTATGATGATGATAACGATGATGGTCATTTGGATTGTtcaagtaataatatttttactttatgattatttttttactttgttatatatatttatttaattatgtattaattttttaattacttgTTGCAGAACCTACTATTTGCCTTGAATGATTTGTGGAATTACAGTCATTTCATGAAATTATTTGGAAGTTTGGTATTCAAGTTCACTACCTTTTTAGCATTATACTAAATTTTCATGGATGAAATAATAAACTTAATGGTTATGTTAGATTTTGAATGGTAGTTCTATTTCTAtgttgatttctataaatttgaacttataaattatattctatattgaattgataattttattttgattgataatatgtaaaaatttattttggttatttatatgttctatgtttaaatgttattctatttttatatttgatttctttaaatttggactcataaattatattttatatggaattagtaattctatttttaattaataatatacataaaattattttacttttttttggggtatagaatggacgggtatgggttgggtatggggcagATATAGGTTGGGTAtggggaaatgggttacccatgggtatctccgaacccgttgggtatggggatgggtatctcttttcttatctgaTTGGATATCGgatagggtttgggtatagggtattaagttcggatttgggGATGGGTAATAcactacccgacccaaaccctacccattgccatccctactggctcaattactttatcAATAGGTCTATCACATTatctgcggagtctactcttcacatctcgacatatttttttcaagataatcgcatatgatatgataccaacgttcgatgtgctttgatttctgattaggTCGGGTTCAGGTTTGATATTTTTTGACCCAACCTGTATCTGACCCGACCCATTTATGATCTGATCcgatccgattgccacccctaattgtgatatgatttatgaattgaAGATTCTAAAAAGAAATATATGAAATTATGTGGGTTTGTTAGAGTATATATGAGGTAAGTAGTGCTGTACTTTTttaagatttatcgataaattataaaatattttttatattagattattcaGAATTTATGAATctgatgcatgtattttgaattatCGAATATAtacttttttcaaaatattaagtgATTTATAATTGAatgtattgaatttgatatgaatCATCATACTATTCAATTTTGATATCACATGGCCTTATGAATTATTCGaagtaaaatatgaaatatatttttgagaaaagtatattgattttagattaattttgatttgcAGTCTGTATATTGAACCCCGCCAGTGAAGGTTAAATATTGgtatactttgatacttttcCAGGGGATGATTAAATGTAGGAATATTGATATCCTTCAGTTGGGGTTCTTCTGGTACTTTAATATCCTACCAGTAGGATGGTTAAATGCTGATAATTTGATATTCAAGCAGTGAGATTATATACTGATACTTTGATTTAGTTCATTGCTACTGATATTAGTGTGATCTTTTGAAAGAAATCGATTTATGAATAAGAATGAATTTGCatggatcatattttgattagtatTGTATATATTGAATCGATATTTATCCATACTTATTCTCAGCATATTATTTTTGCTTAATTTATTTAGCTAAAGTGTATATTGCTTATTAGGCCATCTAGCatattactctatattttattatttttataaatttaaaggaCTAGTTTGACTAGAAGATTCAATATAGGAGAGTGAACTAGAGGTTGATTTTGATATCTTCATTTTAGATTACTATTTATTGAAATTTGATACAAgaacataaaatattattttgtaagatatctgatttagttatttaaactAAAGTTGAATGTTGCATATTTGAGTTTTGTTCCACTATTTTTTTACagtatcgtgatgagatgctttgtatgcttgtggagagagttctccATTAGTATATGGTGATTGCTATAATCTCTTGACTTAAAATCTCAGATCGGAGGCGTGATAATATCTTATgacaatatttaaaatatttagttgAGATATTCATGACTTATTGAGCTATTATACTTATTATCtctactttatttttagattcagCCATTTAATTATGGATGAGGGAATTACTTGAGAGTGAAATTAGAAACGAGATTTGATACTATCAATATCATTGCACTTAGAtgtattattatcattttaaaaTCTTTAGTGAAGATTATTTACTCTAAGACTTTAAATTTAGTTATATGTTGGAttggttaattaattaaatataaaattttaatttatttaaaataattctaTTGTGATACATTGATATTGTATCTAAAATAATGTCTTGCATATTTGtagagaaaatttttataatttttaatatgctGGCCACACTTAGTGCCTTAGTGTTATTGAGACAAGATTTAATTATTGTTAGATTTAGCAGCAAAGCAACTAACCcacttgaacttttttttttttttttttttggggtacaaAAGAACAATTTGATTGAAATAGGCTTTTTTCACTTGACTATTGCCCGCTAGAAATTACTTAAGGCAGTCTATTAGATTTTCCAATGGGACTCATTACCTATCTCTTGAAGGCTGGCTATTTTGCCTTGAATGGAGGACAAAGCAGCTATTTGTTATTTCGTACGGGAAGTTTCAACATGGACTTGAAGAGGGTACTAGATCTTCATAGCAACTAGATGTCGATAATTCAACTTGCTTGACCATCTTACACTTTTCTTCCAACATTACTTGGACTTCATTTGTTTTTTCTTTCATTCGCTTGGGCTAACTTTCAATCGCGAATCTTCTCATGAACCCTAAAATTATAAATGACTTAAATCCTCTCATTTCTAGGCCAtccatcatgagagagaaaggttTGGTTGGAGGATAAGACAATCATTAATTGCATAAACTGATTCTTTGACCAAGTGTAATGGCATAACTAGTCAAAGCAGCTGTTGATTTTTTTGATAGGAAGTTTTGACATGGACTTGAAGAGGGTACTATATCTTCGTAACAACTAGATTTTGATAATTCACCTTGCTTGACTGTCTTACATTAGCTTTTCGTAACATTACTTGGACTTCATTTGCTTGTTCTTGCATGTCATTTTGAATCTTCTTATGAACCTTAAAATTATACATGACTTAATGGCCTattcttttatggataaatattatgaaaaaattgatcaatttttttattaatcaatttatccatattcttatacttttcaagatggataatttattttttcatggatAATATTTACTCATGAAATAAAAAAAGATCTTACCCACCTAGGAGGTGATCAAATCATTTTTGTATCAACTAATAaagtagatatttaattttatttttaagataccCATTCTCATTTTCAAAGCTTCCAGATTCAATATCCAATAACTCAGTTATTCATTTTCTTCAAACCTAAAAAGCATAAAAGATATTATaagaaatatggataaattttagcaacttatATAGAAAAATAGTAATGCAAAAAAATATGGGTAATAGATTtcgaaatcactattttatatataaaataacatgagtaaattatttttttttctatatattgtttgaaaaaaaattatttagaaaaatatagatttttagatcatttttttattcattaaaataATGGACCCTAAATCTCTTCATGTATGGGCGGGCCATCAATTAGAGAGAGGAGTTGGTTGGAGGATAAGGCAATCGTTAATTGCATAAACTGATTCTTTGACCAAGTATAATGGTATGACTAGTCAAAGCAGCTGTTGATTTTCTTGCTTGGGGAAGTTTTACCATGGACTTGAAGAGGATACTATATCTTCATAacaactaattttttataattcacCTTGCTTGACTGTCTTACAATAGCTTATTGTAACATTACTTGGACTTCATTTGATTGTTCTTCCATGTCGTTTGTGTTAATTTTCCATCGGTGAATCTTCCTCCTGATAAATTGATATTTGAACGACtttaaaatcatctataaagcgGCTGCAGCCACTTCCTCTTATTTAGATACATTTACATAGGCAGGCTGGTTTCTGTAGCATGCTTCTGCCCCCATGCATACTGAGATGAGGCCAcgttcctctctctctatctttcttctcttctttctcttctcttctcccaaCATCCAACACTGCGGAGCAGCTAATAGCCTCTCTGCGGACCAGGCCCTCTCTGGAAACCAGACCATAGTGTCCAAAGAAGGCAACTTTGAGCTGGGGTTCTTCACACCGGGTAACTCTCGTAACTACTACATAGGCATCTGGTACAAAACAATTCCAGTCCAAACTGTAATCTGGGTGGCGAACAGAGCAACACCCATCTCCAACACCTCCTCTGCCGAGTTAAAAATCTCTGAAGATGGCAGACTTGTCCTCCTCAACAGTTCCAAAATCCCAGTTTGGTCGTCCAATTCAACTCCATCAACCTCGAATTCCACAGTTGCGGTGCTTCTTGACACCGGTAATCTTGTTATGCGAGATGGGTCAAATACTACAATTTGGCAGAGTTTTTATCACCCAACCGACACCGTCATGCCAGGATGTTGTCTTGGACTTAACAAGATCACAGGGGAGCATCAAAGCATCACTTCATGGGAGAATTCTGATAACCCTGCCCCCGGGCCTTTCTCTGCAAGCATGGACCCTGATGGATCCAATCAGTTTGTATTGGTGTGGAATGGTTCTGAAATTTATTGGCGAACTGAGTTTTGGAATGGCCAGTACTACCCTAGAATCCCTGGTACCAAATCAAGCACTCTCATAAAGTTCACCTTCGTCAACAACAAGCAGCGGACTTGTGGCATGTACACCGTCCTCGGCAGTTCTTTCATCACTCGGATAATGATTGATTCATCTGGGCTGTTCAGGCAATGGTTTTGGGTGAAGAGCACCCAGGAGTGGCAGACATTGTTTACCATACCTTGGTTTCAATGTTATGACTCTCAATGTGGAGCTTTTGGAATCTGCGACCAGAAAAGCCCCAACATTTGCAGGTGCTCCTATGGTTTCGAACCAGGTTCAATGAAAGAATGGGAGCTCAAGGTTTGGAGATCAGGGTGCGTGAGGAAAACCAGTTTGAGATGCGGTAATAAAAGCTCGGTCGGTGGAGAAGTGGAGGATAGATTCCTGGAGATGACCAATATGAGATTGCCTGCCAATCCACAGTACTGGACTCTTGGGAGTGCTCAAGACTGTGAACAGTTTTGCTTGAACAACTGCTCTTGTAACGCATATGCTTATGTGAGTGGATGCTCAATTTGGACTGGTGACCTTCGGAACCTAGAACAACTCCATGATGCTGATAGTGGAGGAGGTACTCTCTATCTCCGGCTCGCTGCTTCTGATTTCCCAGCTTCAAGTAGCTCGCATAAGTTGGCAATTTCTCTAACTCTTAGTGTCATTGGTGGAATTCTTGGGATCTTGTGTGTTCTGGTCGGACTAATTTGGGCATTTCGAAGGAGGAAACGAATTTCGATGGCAAAACAAGTTGAGGGTTCTTTGATTCAGTTCACTTACGGGGATTTGCAGCATGTGACCAAGAACTTCTCTGAGAAGTTGGGCAGCGGAGGCTTTGGCTCTGTTTTTAAAGGGACGTTAATTGACTCAACCGAAGTAGCTGTGAAGAAGCTTGAAGGCTTGAGACAAGGAGAGAAGCAATTCCGCACTGAAGTGAGAACATTGGCTGGTATTCAACATGTAAATGTGGTTCGCCTTCGCGGTTTCTGCTCCAAGGGCAGCAAAAAGCTTCTAGTTTATGAGTACATGTCAGGAGGTTCCCTGGACTCTCATCTCTTTCGAAACAATTCCACAGTTCTAGGCTGGAAGATGAGGTATCAAATTATTCTTGGGATTGCGAGAGGATTGGCTTATCTCCATGAGAAGTGCAGGGAGTGCATCATACACTGCGACGTCAAGCCAGACAACGTTCTTCTGGACAGCGACTTCTGCGCCAAAGTCGCAGACTTTGGCATGGCGAAGCTCATCGGTCGTGACTTCAGCACGGTACTGACAACCATGAGGGGAACCATTGGCTATCTTGCACCGGAGTGGATTTCAGGCCGACCAATCACCTCCAAGATAGACGTCTACAGCTTCGGGATGATGCTCTTTGAGCTGATTTCAGGGAAGCGAAACACAGCGCAGTCTGCGGATGGGAGCGAAAACTTTTATCCATACTTGGCGGCAACAAAGGGCATTGCGGGCGATATATTTAGCTTATTGGACCATGGATTGAATGGTGCTGCTGATACTGAAGAGGTAACCAGAGTCTGTAGAGTTGCTTGCTGGTGCATTCAAGAGTCTGAAGCTCACAGGCCAACAATGGGACAGGTGGTGCAGATCCTTGAGGGAGTCCTGGAGGTGAGCGTGCCGCCACTTCCTAGGGCTCTTCAGCGTCTCATGCAAGATCAGAGCCGAAGTTGTGATCATTTGTCATCTAGTGAATGCAAAGATCCACTTGATCAATCTCTGGATTTCTATCAGCAAGTGTCAAGCCATAAAGGGCACATGAATCTCTGCTGAGCATGTCAATAATATGTAATGGGTTGAAGTGGAAACATCCTTAAGATCGATGGATGTTTCTTTCAGGGTGTAATGTTCTATAGTGGCTGTATTATCTTTTTAGTGGCATAAAGTTCTCATGGATATCTCTTGTTATAAAGGTATGTTGGGTATGTTATAAAATTTCCAACTCATCACTGTCCAAGCATGAGTTATAAAGCTATGTTAGATACATAAGCAAGCTGGCAAGCGCCGGATGCATCTCTTGTTGAAGACAATGTTCCAGACCTTCTTATCTATTTATTTTCAAGGCATTTGCCTCAGAATTTCTCAGTTTTACTGAATGACATCTACAATCTTGTGTTTCTGAATTTCATGTACCAGCCATCTGAGATGATCATACCCATGAATGTTTTCTTGACTATAGATAATGTTAATTAGAggtgtgataaaaaaaataagatggtAAGATATGATAAAAGTGTTGTGATTTCTTTGATTATACCCATCCTGATGTGGCCCATACTAATACACATcaggttttattttttcttcactaTCCAAAATCCTAGATCAAAGCCTAGGccactcacccaagaggagacggTTCTCCTCAAATCTCTCACGCCAAGAAGGACGCCCACCCCAAGACCTCACGCCCCACCAGAATTTCCTCTGTTATTTGGTGAAATCAGATATCTCATGCACAAGAGAAAGGGGTTCTTAAGGTTGGCATCAAACATGGATTGGGATGAgatcaaacttgaattcaaaccaaGGTTTATCCCTATCTTGTTTCAAACTTGAATTCCAATcagatttaaattcaaacttgaaaCAAAATCTATCCTTATCCATGGAACAATGAGAATGGGCGACAAACTCAAATTCAGAATTTGTGTGAAACAAAGAAAGGCGTGGATATGGT
Coding sequences within it:
- the LOC105060105 gene encoding G-type lectin S-receptor-like serine/threonine-protein kinase At2g19130, producing the protein MHTEMRPRSSLSIFLLFFLFSSPNIQHCGAANSLSADQALSGNQTIVSKEGNFELGFFTPGNSRNYYIGIWYKTIPVQTVIWVANRATPISNTSSAELKISEDGRLVLLNSSKIPVWSSNSTPSTSNSTVAVLLDTGNLVMRDGSNTTIWQSFYHPTDTVMPGCCLGLNKITGEHQSITSWENSDNPAPGPFSASMDPDGSNQFVLVWNGSEIYWRTEFWNGQYYPRIPGTKSSTLIKFTFVNNKQRTCGMYTVLGSSFITRIMIDSSGLFRQWFWVKSTQEWQTLFTIPWFQCYDSQCGAFGICDQKSPNICRCSYGFEPGSMKEWELKVWRSGCVRKTSLRCGNKSSVGGEVEDRFLEMTNMRLPANPQYWTLGSAQDCEQFCLNNCSCNAYAYVSGCSIWTGDLRNLEQLHDADSGGGTLYLRLAASDFPASSSSHKLAISLTLSVIGGILGILCVLVGLIWAFRRRKRISMAKQVEGSLIQFTYGDLQHVTKNFSEKLGSGGFGSVFKGTLIDSTEVAVKKLEGLRQGEKQFRTEVRTLAGIQHVNVVRLRGFCSKGSKKLLVYEYMSGGSLDSHLFRNNSTVLGWKMRYQIILGIARGLAYLHEKCRECIIHCDVKPDNVLLDSDFCAKVADFGMAKLIGRDFSTVLTTMRGTIGYLAPEWISGRPITSKIDVYSFGMMLFELISGKRNTAQSADGSENFYPYLAATKGIAGDIFSLLDHGLNGAADTEEVTRVCRVACWCIQESEAHRPTMGQVVQILEGVLEVSVPPLPRALQRLMQDQSRSCDHLSSSECKDPLDQSLDFYQQVSSHKGHMNLC